One genomic region from Planktothrix serta PCC 8927 encodes:
- a CDS encoding DUF1822 family protein, with the protein MKLIEISPEFPIIHPEPIKAGQIWEVRRQVFSPLELTPEEQQHFYSSAIFDFLNGNAPPRYVIIVTEPQLEIDETPEWQVISVMLLSVKTDYLSSTNLLIPTAISGLEQDLIAETSTVISMLTCNLLRPVGKRLSRKIYDLLLDVGDFEQGFIEKPPTPEKILALGLKQGTINHPEFNQQELDWKTVLEVPVAAYYLYVKAVLTLDETLLLEQLKAEIRIQPVPLSQWFEGIVQTGWQTFEEVFGIFSATPALEVWRGASTTNFPGGEAEISQIETLVQQIQTTEDDDILWNTVATLRQLQPHHSALGVRRVKSINIQETALVLTLNLISRVKEEVRILLEVNSPDHSPVPKDLKVMILDENKEIVLEDTAENKIVSIALQGLQGEKFSVKMITQDDFILEDFNI; encoded by the coding sequence ATGAAATTAATAGAAATCAGCCCAGAATTCCCAATTATCCATCCTGAACCGATTAAAGCGGGACAAATTTGGGAAGTCCGTCGTCAAGTCTTCAGTCCTCTGGAATTGACACCAGAAGAACAACAGCATTTTTATTCCTCTGCTATTTTTGATTTTCTCAACGGGAATGCACCGCCTCGCTATGTGATAATTGTCACGGAACCGCAACTAGAAATCGACGAAACACCGGAATGGCAAGTTATTTCGGTGATGTTACTGTCTGTAAAAACTGATTATCTGAGTTCAACTAATCTCTTAATTCCGACAGCAATTTCCGGTTTAGAACAGGATTTAATCGCCGAAACATCGACTGTAATTTCGATGCTAACTTGTAATTTATTAAGACCTGTGGGAAAACGATTATCTCGGAAAATTTATGACCTTTTATTAGATGTGGGGGACTTTGAACAAGGATTTATTGAAAAACCTCCTACCCCCGAAAAAATCTTAGCTTTAGGTTTGAAACAAGGAACGATAAATCATCCCGAATTTAATCAACAGGAATTAGACTGGAAAACGGTATTAGAAGTTCCTGTGGCGGCTTATTATCTCTATGTAAAAGCGGTATTAACCTTAGATGAAACCTTATTATTAGAACAACTTAAGGCAGAAATACGGATACAACCTGTTCCCTTAAGTCAATGGTTTGAGGGAATTGTTCAGACGGGATGGCAAACTTTTGAGGAGGTTTTTGGAATATTTTCTGCAACTCCTGCGTTAGAAGTATGGAGGGGTGCATCTACCACTAATTTCCCAGGAGGTGAAGCAGAAATAAGCCAGATTGAAACCTTAGTTCAACAGATTCAAACCACCGAAGATGATGACATTCTTTGGAATACTGTAGCAACTTTACGACAATTGCAACCCCACCATTCTGCTTTAGGGGTGAGACGGGTTAAGTCCATTAATATTCAGGAAACAGCCTTAGTTTTAACCCTAAACTTGATTTCCAGAGTTAAGGAAGAAGTGCGAATTTTATTGGAAGTCAATTCCCCAGACCATTCCCCTGTCCCTAAAGATTTAAAAGTGATGATTTTAGATGAAAACAAAGAAATTGTATTGGAGGATACAGCCGAGAATAAAATTGTATCAATTGCGTTACAAGGCTTGCAAGGAGAAAAATTTAGTGTAAAAATGATAACCCAAGACGATTTCATCCTTGAAGATTTTAACATTTAA
- a CDS encoding type IV pilin-like G/H family protein: protein MKTLFCLGAFRRHSKFSEQGFTLIELLVVIIIIGILSSISLPSFLRLINLAKSTEGKTTISSVSKKQEAFHTEHNEFTSSFPDLGADIKTETENYSFYVFVDNDTFNGAIHIAKSKQKFVESYLQIMYWKNNQLQKCSPVSVDLSFPAGVIVQAVANPKQFCP, encoded by the coding sequence ATGAAAACCCTATTCTGTCTCGGTGCATTTCGGCGTCACTCTAAATTCTCTGAACAAGGATTTACCTTAATTGAGTTATTAGTTGTTATTATTATTATCGGAATTTTATCTTCAATTTCCCTGCCTTCCTTTCTGCGATTAATTAATCTGGCTAAAAGCACAGAAGGAAAGACAACCATTAGTTCAGTTAGTAAAAAGCAGGAGGCTTTTCATACTGAACATAACGAATTTACAAGTTCATTCCCTGATTTAGGGGCTGATATTAAAACCGAAACTGAAAATTATTCGTTTTATGTATTTGTAGATAATGACACTTTTAATGGGGCTATTCATATTGCTAAGTCTAAGCAAAAGTTTGTTGAGTCTTATCTTCAAATTATGTATTGGAAAAATAATCAACTTCAAAAGTGCTCCCCTGTTTCAGTTGATTTGAGTTTTCCAGCAGGGGTGATCGTCCAGGCGGTGGCAAATCCTAAACAATTCTGTCCTTAA
- a CDS encoding pentapeptide repeat-containing protein encodes MLSNSSQPQAEKNFQGRSFKGKDLTLEDFSNADIRGCDFSEANLTGANFRGAKAGLSQQGIYRSLLIAAALSGLAGAAATLAVGQPIALMTPKPNPVLPFTVNFIMGLILIGVNAILLISSLKNGLEKTIQNLGITIAILIPVGGILAALGNAKTPILSELRVFRISYLIGANQIANPIPALIVTLTASMGATLTVIFTLALAIAIATITLNKIFKLLVIVEVLAIGIIASAIVTRNADDRVFEVFSVVNREPAPLSAIIILIALVILSITLATILILLSSNIGKRVLKEEEKYSIIRQFAIAISAWGGTSFVKANLTQAYFNQALLKSTNFTDANLKHTRWYQAEKLEWAKVGNTILENAQVRELIVSLDGYRKNFVGVNLRGANLMNANLEYANLREADLTEATLETANLEWANLTQTQAIGTNFKEARLTGSYGLSTWNIDSSTNLLWVNCKFIYLLEYPKPGTDDRERRPSSGEFGPDEFTKLFQEAIDTVDLIFREGIDWRAFIYSFKKVQVENSETELTIQRIENKGDGVFIVRVQVPPETDKAKIHQNFTQTYQETLQILEAEYQEKLKIKDSEIANYRERSSNMSEVIRLLASREITQDRKFIKKSPQVAGKLVILKIIKGDFKTGFTVMLQLGQDGMLPSTEITGSLPAFPELEATYQQWKILYHKLQLPVRISGRKVNLFSSEDVCKESAKLLEKHLKTWLKSEEFYPLKDRLQQKLNSTDEIRFILQTEHSTLLRLPWQVWEVFEHYPKAEIALSLPQYDQAESVHLNLPRTRVRILAILGNNQDINVHKDRAILQQIIGADVTVLDQPQRLEVDVHLRDEIGWDILFFAGHSLTEEESGIIHINSTDYLTISDLKYSLRFAVNRGLKLAIFNSCDGLGLARDLADLQIPQIIVMREPVPDTIATEFLKYFLLAFSKGKTLYTAVREAREKLHAKEDQYPCASWLPIIFQNPAEMPLIWDDLRGLSSTITDGKTYLEALAKLRELFEQNFDLSPLEQANILEQLQALFQIVPMPPSELKQRLGSQALMVIKGTIADLPATSILKQEGQKLLKEISQEILG; translated from the coding sequence ATGCTCTCGAATTCTTCCCAACCTCAAGCGGAAAAAAACTTTCAGGGTCGTTCTTTTAAAGGAAAAGATTTAACCCTGGAAGACTTTTCTAATGCCGATATTCGGGGTTGTGATTTTAGTGAAGCCAACCTCACCGGAGCTAACTTTCGAGGGGCTAAAGCGGGATTATCACAACAGGGGATTTACCGCAGTTTATTGATAGCAGCAGCCCTATCAGGATTAGCAGGAGCCGCTGCTACACTAGCCGTTGGTCAACCGATTGCATTGATGACGCCTAAACCTAATCCAGTCCTGCCTTTTACGGTCAATTTTATCATGGGCTTGATTTTAATTGGTGTGAATGCAATTTTATTAATATCAAGCCTCAAAAATGGACTAGAAAAAACAATTCAAAATCTAGGAATTACAATTGCAATTCTGATTCCTGTCGGGGGAATTTTAGCTGCATTAGGAAATGCCAAAACTCCAATTTTATCAGAGTTACGAGTTTTTAGAATCAGCTATTTAATTGGAGCAAACCAAATCGCAAACCCAATTCCGGCTCTGATTGTCACCCTGACGGCTTCAATGGGAGCCACGCTAACCGTTATTTTTACCTTAGCTTTAGCGATTGCGATCGCAACTATTACTTTAAACAAAATCTTCAAATTATTAGTCATTGTCGAAGTATTAGCCATTGGAATTATTGCCAGTGCTATTGTGACTAGAAATGCCGATGATAGAGTTTTTGAAGTGTTTTCGGTAGTTAATAGAGAGCCAGCCCCCTTATCTGCAATTATCATCCTAATTGCCTTAGTGATATTATCAATAACTTTAGCAACTATTCTAATATTATTAAGTAGTAATATTGGGAAACGAGTTTTAAAAGAAGAAGAAAAATATTCAATTATTCGACAATTTGCGATCGCTATTTCTGCCTGGGGCGGGACTTCCTTTGTCAAAGCCAACTTAACCCAAGCTTATTTTAATCAAGCTTTATTAAAAAGTACCAATTTTACCGATGCGAACCTCAAACATACACGCTGGTATCAAGCCGAAAAATTAGAATGGGCAAAAGTCGGAAACACGATTTTAGAAAATGCCCAAGTCCGAGAATTAATTGTTAGTTTAGATGGGTATAGAAAGAATTTTGTTGGAGTGAATTTAAGGGGAGCAAACTTAATGAATGCGAACCTAGAATATGCTAATTTAAGAGAAGCCGATCTGACTGAAGCCACCTTAGAAACGGCAAATTTAGAATGGGCAAACCTCACCCAAACCCAAGCCATCGGGACTAATTTTAAAGAAGCACGTTTAACTGGGTCTTATGGTTTAAGCACTTGGAATATTGATAGCAGCACTAATTTATTATGGGTAAATTGTAAGTTTATTTATCTATTAGAATATCCCAAACCGGGAACTGATGACCGCGAACGTCGCCCCAGTAGCGGAGAATTTGGGCCGGATGAATTTACTAAATTGTTTCAAGAAGCCATCGATACCGTTGATTTAATCTTTCGAGAAGGAATTGATTGGCGGGCGTTTATTTATTCCTTCAAAAAAGTTCAAGTTGAAAACTCAGAAACCGAATTAACCATCCAAAGAATTGAAAATAAAGGCGATGGCGTGTTTATTGTCCGGGTGCAGGTTCCCCCCGAAACGGATAAAGCCAAAATTCATCAAAACTTTACTCAAACCTATCAGGAAACCTTACAAATCTTAGAAGCCGAATATCAAGAAAAATTAAAAATCAAAGATTCAGAAATTGCTAACTATCGTGAACGCAGTTCTAATATGAGTGAAGTCATTCGGCTATTAGCCAGTCGAGAAATTACTCAAGACCGTAAATTTATCAAAAAATCTCCCCAAGTTGCAGGTAAATTAGTCATTTTAAAAATTATTAAAGGAGACTTTAAAACCGGGTTTACAGTCATGTTACAATTAGGACAAGATGGAATGTTACCTAGTACAGAAATTACGGGTTCCTTACCCGCCTTTCCTGAACTAGAAGCCACCTATCAACAGTGGAAAATCCTTTATCATAAACTTCAACTTCCTGTGCGGATTAGTGGTAGAAAAGTCAATCTTTTTTCCTCTGAAGATGTATGTAAAGAGTCCGCAAAACTGTTAGAAAAACACCTCAAAACCTGGCTGAAATCAGAAGAATTTTATCCCCTCAAAGATCGGTTACAACAAAAACTGAATTCCACAGATGAAATTCGATTCATTTTGCAAACAGAACATTCCACCCTCTTACGACTTCCTTGGCAAGTTTGGGAGGTTTTTGAACATTACCCAAAAGCGGAAATTGCCTTGAGTTTACCCCAATACGACCAAGCGGAATCTGTTCATTTAAACCTACCCCGAACACGAGTTAGAATTTTAGCGATTTTAGGAAATAATCAAGATATTAATGTTCATAAAGATCGAGCGATTTTACAACAGATTATTGGTGCGGATGTGACAGTTTTAGATCAACCCCAACGGTTAGAGGTGGATGTTCATCTCCGCGATGAAATTGGCTGGGATATTCTGTTCTTCGCTGGACATAGTTTAACCGAGGAAGAATCGGGGATTATTCATATTAATTCGACGGATTATTTAACCATTTCTGATTTAAAATATTCCCTACGATTTGCGGTCAATCGAGGACTAAAATTAGCGATTTTTAACTCCTGTGATGGCTTGGGGTTAGCGCGGGATTTAGCGGATTTACAAATACCTCAAATTATTGTCATGCGAGAACCTGTTCCTGATACTATTGCGACGGAATTTTTAAAGTATTTTCTCCTAGCATTTTCTAAGGGAAAAACCTTATATACAGCCGTGCGCGAAGCCAGAGAAAAACTCCACGCCAAAGAAGATCAATATCCCTGTGCCAGTTGGTTGCCCATTATTTTTCAAAATCCGGCAGAAATGCCTTTGATTTGGGATGATTTGCGGGGTTTATCTTCCACAATCACGGATGGTAAAACCTATTTAGAAGCTTTAGCAAAATTACGAGAACTATTTGAACAAAATTTTGATTTATCCCCTTTAGAACAAGCGAATATTTTAGAGCAATTGCAAGCTTTATTTCAAATAGTGCCCATGCCTCCCTCGGAGCTTAAACAACGTTTAGGAAGTCAAGCTTTAATGGTGATTAAGGGGACAATTGCTGATTTACCCGCTACTTCTATCTTAAAACAAGAGGGTCAAAAACTATTGAAGGAAATTTCTCAAGAAATTTTGGGTTAG
- a CDS encoding alpha/beta hydrolase: MSTLKKFLMAIPVVGAIATLNIGCPVLAANQMIVKIGDLERTISITALENFVKTGDTSGLPLEFSSPLFTKNVEQLKEQLQRPISIDPNSELNSKEQDFMDGLMPTGTEEERKAALTLMGEKGNGQITLDFLKVLPGDILSSENFLDSLNAYQPTPIKTPSEKKSLSFLSTHNRQVGTIDLSTGVFTKIADTPRFHDIALSENGKLFGVSTNSQLYSIDQSSGVSSLIGNLGVRFSSLGFSSNNVLYGASGSGFYTVDIMTGAASLVSSIPGFNSVGDIVFDPKNNQFLASSTSVNSGSNSLFSIDLTGSGKKIGDIGFNNVIGLFFDNETLFAYTLDRKQLIINSETGVGTLDKNVTGVNGLISGAASLPSTGSKTSVPEPSSMLGLLAFGTFGIASLLKRKQQ; the protein is encoded by the coding sequence ATGTCAACTCTGAAAAAGTTTTTAATGGCTATACCTGTAGTTGGAGCGATCGCAACTCTTAATATCGGTTGCCCCGTTTTAGCTGCCAATCAAATGATTGTAAAAATCGGCGATTTAGAACGAACCATTTCCATTACTGCACTTGAAAACTTTGTTAAAACCGGAGATACTTCTGGCTTACCCCTAGAATTTTCTAGTCCGCTTTTCACAAAAAATGTAGAACAATTGAAAGAACAGTTACAAAGACCAATTAGCATCGATCCTAACTCAGAGCTTAATTCTAAAGAACAAGATTTTATGGATGGTTTAATGCCAACGGGTACAGAGGAAGAACGCAAAGCTGCCTTAACATTAATGGGGGAAAAAGGGAATGGTCAAATCACTTTAGATTTTCTCAAAGTATTACCTGGAGATATTCTCAGTTCAGAGAATTTTTTGGACAGTCTGAATGCTTATCAACCAACACCAATCAAAACCCCTTCTGAAAAAAAATCACTATCTTTTTTGTCTACCCATAATCGACAAGTTGGAACCATTGATCTGTCAACTGGAGTTTTTACAAAAATTGCTGATACCCCTCGGTTTCATGATATAGCATTATCTGAAAACGGCAAACTTTTTGGCGTATCGACGAATAGTCAACTTTATAGTATTGATCAAAGCTCCGGTGTATCCTCACTAATTGGCAATCTTGGTGTAAGGTTTAGTTCTCTAGGATTTTCTTCCAACAACGTCCTTTACGGTGCTTCTGGTTCTGGCTTCTACACCGTTGACATAATGACTGGTGCCGCATCATTAGTATCAAGTATTCCCGGCTTTAATAGCGTTGGCGATATCGTATTTGATCCTAAGAATAATCAATTTTTAGCTTCATCGACATCGGTAAATTCAGGAAGTAACAGCTTGTTTTCTATTGATTTAACGGGTAGTGGCAAGAAAATTGGGGATATTGGCTTTAATAATGTCATTGGCTTATTCTTTGATAATGAAACTCTTTTCGCTTACACACTCGATAGAAAACAGTTAATTATTAATTCTGAAACGGGAGTAGGTACTTTAGATAAAAACGTCACAGGTGTTAACGGTCTAATTTCGGGAGCCGCATCCTTACCCTCAACAGGTTCCAAAACTTCTGTTCCTGAACCTTCTTCAATGTTAGGTTTATTAGCATTTGGAACTTTCGGTATCGCTTCTCTATTAAAACGTAAACAGCAATAG